One window of the Janthinobacterium sp. PAMC25594 genome contains the following:
- a CDS encoding Dps family protein, protein MASKKPSKVAKIDIGISEADRAKIAEGLSGLLADSYTLYLMTHNFHWNVKGPMFNTLHLMFMTQYTEQWGALDLIAERIRALGYPAPGTYKEFVKLASIKEIDGVPPALDMVSHLVSAQEATARTARRLFPLLEKANDQPTADLITQRLDVHEKTAWMLRSLLEE, encoded by the coding sequence ATGGCAAGCAAGAAACCGAGCAAAGTTGCAAAGATCGACATCGGCATTTCCGAGGCGGACCGCGCGAAGATCGCGGAAGGCCTGTCCGGCCTGCTGGCCGACAGCTATACCCTGTACCTGATGACGCATAATTTCCACTGGAACGTCAAGGGGCCGATGTTCAACACCCTGCACCTGATGTTCATGACGCAATACACGGAGCAGTGGGGCGCGCTGGACCTGATCGCCGAGCGCATCCGCGCCCTCGGCTATCCGGCGCCGGGCACCTACAAGGAATTCGTCAAGCTGGCCTCGATCAAGGAAATCGACGGCGTGCCGCCGGCGCTGGACATGGTCAGCCACCTGGTATCGGCACAGGAAGCGACCGCGCGCACGGCGCGCCGCTTGTTCCCGCTGCTGGAAAAAGCCAATGACCAGCCGACGGCCGACCTGATCACGCAGCGCCTCGATGTGCATGAAAAGACGGCATGGATGTTGCGCAGCCTGCTGGAAGAGTAA
- a CDS encoding DUF4136 domain-containing protein codes for MLAALSLTGCAVNKATSSLSPGTDLNSIKSVYVVKLPQDGRHIDKIIKANLEKRGYVVTNGPVLAGPYNADVAVTYADKWVWDITMYMVELSVNLRDPKTGFPLATGNSFHTSMARKSPDEMVDEVLNNIFSASPQ; via the coding sequence ATGTTGGCGGCCCTGTCACTGACCGGCTGCGCTGTCAATAAAGCCACCAGCTCGCTCAGCCCGGGAACCGATCTGAACAGCATCAAAAGCGTCTACGTGGTGAAGTTGCCGCAAGACGGGCGCCATATCGACAAGATCATCAAGGCTAATCTGGAAAAGCGCGGCTATGTGGTGACCAACGGTCCTGTATTGGCGGGACCGTACAACGCCGATGTCGCCGTCACGTACGCCGACAAGTGGGTGTGGGATATCACCATGTACATGGTGGAACTGAGCGTCAACTTGCGCGACCCGAAAACCGGCTTCCCGCTTGCCACTGGCAATTCCTTCCATACCTCGATGGCGCGCAAGTCGCCCGACGAAATGGTCGATGAAGTGCTGAATAATATTTTTTCCGCCTCGCCGCAGTAA
- the rnhB gene encoding ribonuclease HII, translated as MKNIYPGLFDDLPFSLDEIICGVDEAGRGPLAGPVFAAAVILDPSQPIDGLRDSKKLSEAKRDLLAPQIKAKALAWAIAEASEEEIDRLNILQASMLAMRRAVEALSTVPTLALIDGNRCPVMPIRGMAIIGGDDKVDSISAASILAKTARDAALVHLHAAYPEYCFDQHKGYGTKLHLERLHLHGASPVHRRSFAPVRNVIALFGAQEVVA; from the coding sequence GTGAAAAATATCTATCCCGGCCTGTTTGACGACTTGCCATTCTCGCTCGATGAAATCATCTGCGGCGTCGACGAGGCAGGCCGCGGTCCGCTGGCCGGCCCCGTCTTCGCCGCCGCCGTGATCCTCGACCCGAGTCAGCCGATCGACGGCTTGCGCGACTCGAAAAAACTCAGCGAAGCCAAGCGCGACCTGCTGGCGCCGCAAATCAAGGCCAAGGCCCTGGCCTGGGCCATCGCCGAAGCGTCGGAAGAGGAAATCGACCGCCTGAACATTTTGCAGGCGTCGATGCTGGCCATGCGCCGCGCCGTCGAGGCGTTGAGTACCGTGCCGACCCTGGCCCTGATCGACGGCAACCGCTGCCCCGTGATGCCGATACGCGGCATGGCCATCATCGGTGGCGACGACAAGGTCGATTCGATTTCCGCCGCCTCGATCCTGGCCAAGACGGCGCGCGACGCGGCCCTGGTGCACCTGCACGCGGCCTATCCCGAGTACTGCTTCGACCAGCACAAGGGCTATGGCACCAAGCTGCACCTGGAACGCCTGCACCTGCACGGCGCCTCGCCCGTGCACCGCCGCTCGTTCGCGCCCGTGCGCAATGTGATCGCCCTGTTTGGCGCGCAGGAGGTGGTGGCATGA
- a CDS encoding pyruvate, water dikinase regulatory protein, with protein sequence MTQDPRPPLPSAARTVFFVSDGTGITAETFGHSVLTQFDLRFRQIRLPFIDTMDKAYEAARKINEAFVTDGQRPIIFSTLVKNDLSAVIRKSSGMHMDLIQTFVAPLEQELGVMSTHTIGRSHNIVDSEEYKNRIEAINYSLAHDDGQSHKNLSSADVILVGVSRSGKTPTSLYLAMQYGIKAANYPLIPDDFERDKLPSALLEFKNKIFGLSITPERLSEIRNERRAGSKYAAIENCRYEVNEAEKMMKREGIRWLSSTTKSIEEISTTILQEIKPNRREY encoded by the coding sequence ATGACACAAGATCCACGCCCCCCCCTGCCCTCCGCGGCCCGCACCGTCTTCTTCGTTTCCGACGGCACCGGCATTACCGCCGAGACCTTCGGCCACTCGGTGCTGACGCAGTTCGATCTGCGTTTCCGCCAGATCCGCCTGCCCTTCATCGATACCATGGACAAGGCCTACGAGGCGGCGCGCAAGATCAACGAAGCCTTCGTCACCGATGGCCAGCGCCCGATCATTTTCTCCACCCTGGTGAAGAACGACCTGTCGGCCGTGATCCGCAAGTCCAGCGGCATGCACATGGACCTGATCCAGACCTTTGTCGCCCCGCTGGAGCAGGAACTGGGCGTGATGTCGACCCACACCATCGGGCGCTCGCACAATATCGTCGACAGCGAAGAATACAAAAATCGCATCGAGGCGATCAACTATTCGCTGGCGCACGACGATGGCCAGTCGCACAAGAACCTGTCCTCGGCCGATGTCATTCTGGTGGGTGTTTCGCGCTCTGGCAAGACCCCGACCAGCCTGTACCTGGCCATGCAATACGGCATCAAGGCAGCCAATTATCCGCTGATTCCCGACGATTTCGAGCGCGACAAGCTGCCATCGGCCCTGCTGGAATTTAAGAATAAAATTTTTGGATTAAGCATTACGCCCGAACGTTTGTCGGAAATACGCAACGAAAGACGCGCCGGAAGCAAGTATGCGGCCATCGAAAATTGCCGTTACGAGGTCAACGAGGCGGAAAAAATGATGAAACGCGAAGGTATCCGCTGGCTCTCCTCGACCACCAAGTCGATCGAAGAAATCTCCACGACGATCCTGCAAGAAATCAAGCCGAACCGCCGCGAGTATTGA
- a CDS encoding aminotransferase class V-fold PLP-dependent enzyme → MSFPVLADGAARDEAWWRQVAALYPAPPDAIVNLEHGYFGAMAAPVQAAFEQAVRYTNEQLSPFVRGEFTRTHVDILRQRLAALIHAEPHEILLTRSGTESMQVLITQYHGLAPGDTVLWSNLDYPATRTAMRWLAQRRGVTSTQVTLRLPIGDDEIIACYAQAMRQAVRPKLLLLSQVTPANGQQLPLRALIALAREHGIDVVLDSAHALGQVALDVRAMDVDFAGFNLHKWLGAPPGLGFVYIRAAQLHKIEPHFGDDDYPLDDIRCRLHMGMPPISAILAAPAALDFHERLGGTPAKNERLAWLRNYWVERVAQLPGVRILSPLDAVRGTALVAFAIDGMDARALQQALLQRFGIFTVERNIGDTDIVRATVAVTTTTAELDRLVAALEVLGNEA, encoded by the coding sequence ATGTCTTTCCCTGTGCTCGCCGACGGTGCCGCACGTGACGAGGCCTGGTGGCGCCAGGTCGCCGCGTTGTATCCCGCGCCGCCGGACGCCATCGTCAATCTGGAGCATGGCTATTTCGGCGCCATGGCCGCGCCCGTGCAAGCCGCCTTCGAGCAGGCCGTGCGCTACACGAATGAGCAGCTGAGTCCCTTCGTGCGCGGCGAATTCACGCGCACGCATGTGGATATCCTGCGCCAGCGCCTGGCCGCGCTGATCCACGCCGAACCGCACGAGATCCTGCTGACCCGCAGCGGCACCGAGTCCATGCAGGTGCTGATCACGCAATACCATGGCCTGGCGCCCGGCGATACGGTGTTGTGGAGTAATCTCGATTATCCGGCCACGCGCACGGCCATGCGCTGGCTGGCGCAGCGCCGTGGCGTCACCAGCACGCAAGTCACATTGCGCTTGCCCATCGGCGATGACGAGATCATCGCCTGTTACGCGCAAGCCATGCGCCAGGCCGTCAGGCCGAAACTGCTGTTGCTGTCGCAGGTGACGCCGGCCAATGGCCAGCAGTTGCCGCTGCGCGCCTTGATTGCGCTGGCGCGCGAACACGGCATCGATGTCGTGCTCGACAGCGCCCATGCCTTGGGGCAGGTGGCGCTCGATGTGCGCGCGATGGATGTCGATTTTGCCGGTTTTAATTTACATAAATGGCTGGGTGCTCCGCCGGGGCTGGGCTTTGTGTATATCCGCGCCGCGCAGCTGCACAAGATCGAGCCGCATTTTGGCGACGACGATTATCCATTGGACGATATCCGCTGTCGTCTGCACATGGGCATGCCGCCGATCAGCGCCATCCTGGCCGCACCCGCCGCGCTCGACTTTCATGAGCGCCTGGGTGGCACGCCAGCCAAGAACGAACGCCTGGCCTGGCTGCGCAATTACTGGGTCGAACGGGTGGCGCAGTTGCCCGGCGTGCGAATCTTGTCGCCACTGGATGCGGTGCGCGGCACGGCGCTGGTGGCGTTCGCCATCGACGGCATGGACGCGCGCGCGCTGCAGCAGGCCTTGCTGCAGCGCTTTGGCATCTTCACGGTGGAACGCAATATCGGCGACACCGATATCGTACGCGCCACGGTGGCCGTCACCACCACCACTGCAGAGCTGGACCGGCTGGTGGCGGCGCTGGAGGTGCTGGGCAACGAGGCATAG
- a CDS encoding RNA methyltransferase — MKTITSRDNAQYKELLKLAGSSQARRKSGRTLLDGVHLCQSYLQLRGMPEQCIVSEGALRNPEVMEIVGQLESQRAHVLGLPDALYHAVSQVEHGVGVMFLIETPERAVTQPLSVSAVLLDNLQDPGNVGSILRSAAAAGITQVYCSAGTAFCWSPKVLRAAMGAHFVLDIFENVDLAALVADAKVATLATSGYATKQLYDVDLRQPVAWLFGHEGQGVADDLLSMATHQVVIPHLGQIESLNVAACAAVCFFEQLRQGQA, encoded by the coding sequence ATGAAGACGATTACCTCGCGCGACAACGCGCAATACAAGGAGCTGTTGAAACTGGCGGGCAGTTCGCAGGCGCGCCGCAAGTCCGGCCGCACCCTGCTCGACGGCGTGCACCTGTGCCAGTCGTATCTGCAGCTGCGCGGCATGCCGGAGCAGTGCATCGTCAGCGAAGGCGCCTTGCGCAATCCGGAAGTGATGGAGATCGTCGGCCAGCTGGAAAGCCAGCGCGCGCATGTACTGGGCTTGCCCGACGCGCTGTACCACGCGGTGAGCCAGGTCGAACACGGCGTGGGCGTGATGTTCCTCATCGAGACGCCTGAACGGGCCGTCACGCAGCCCCTGAGCGTATCGGCCGTGCTGCTCGATAACCTGCAAGACCCGGGCAATGTCGGCTCCATCCTGCGCAGCGCGGCGGCAGCCGGCATCACGCAGGTGTACTGCAGCGCCGGCACGGCCTTCTGCTGGTCGCCGAAGGTGCTGCGCGCGGCGATGGGCGCGCACTTCGTGCTCGACATCTTTGAAAACGTCGATCTGGCGGCACTGGTCGCCGACGCGAAGGTGGCGACACTCGCCACCAGCGGCTACGCCACGAAGCAGCTGTACGACGTCGACCTGCGCCAGCCCGTCGCCTGGCTGTTCGGCCATGAAGGGCAGGGCGTGGCCGACGACCTGCTGTCGATGGCGACGCACCAGGTGGTCATTCCGCACCTGGGCCAGATCGAATCGCTGAACGTGGCCGCCTGCGCCGCCGTCTGCTTCTTCGAGCAGCTGCGCCAGGGCCAGGCCTGA
- the ppsA gene encoding phosphoenolpyruvate synthase: MTNAVSQQQEDKDAVYVASFEHLRMTDVESVGGKNASLGEMISQLAEAGVRVPGGFATTAQAFRDFLSYSANGGLPLAERIAQRLEGLNIDDVRSLAQAGAEIRLWIVETPFQPRLAAEIDQFYAKLVADSDTEMSFAVRSSATAEDLPDASFAGQQETFLNVVGIDNVLDAMKQVFASLYNDRAISYRVHKGFTHAEVALSAGVQRMVRSDLGAAGVMFTIDTESGFKDVVFVTSSYGLGETVVQGAVNPDEFYVHKPMLEKGKSPVIRRNIGSKLLKMEFTNEAKAGRSVKTVDVPVEMRNRYSLNDSEVVELAKYAVIIENHYGRPMDIEWGKDGRDGKLYILQARPETVKSQQKATDVQERFKLKSTGTVLTSGRAIGQKIGAGPVRVIHDPADMERVQPGDVLVADMTDPNWEPVMKRAAAIVTNRGGRTCHAAIIARELGVPAVVGCGNATDVLKDGTFVTVVCSEGDEGKIYDGLLETEVSEVSRGELPKLDTKIMLNVGNPQLAFDFQSVPNAGVGLARLEFIINNNIGVHPRAILEYPNIDADLKKAVESVARGHASPKAFYIDKLAEGIATIAAAFWPKKVIVRLSDFKSNEYKKLIGGSRYEPDEENPMLGFRGAARYLSADFSEAFNMECEAMKRVRNDMGLTNVEIMVPFVRTLGQAEKVIDLLAKNGLKRGENDLRVIMMCEVPSNAILADQFLDHFDGFSIGSNDLTQLTLGLDRDSGMELLAADFDERDPAVKALLSLAIKACLARGKYIGICGQGPSDHPDFAVWLMEQGIESMSLNPDSVIDTWQKLAALKA, encoded by the coding sequence ATGACCAACGCAGTATCGCAACAGCAGGAAGACAAGGACGCGGTGTATGTTGCCTCGTTCGAGCATTTGCGCATGACGGATGTCGAATCCGTCGGCGGCAAGAACGCCTCCCTGGGCGAAATGATCAGCCAGCTGGCGGAAGCCGGCGTGCGCGTGCCCGGTGGCTTTGCCACCACGGCGCAGGCATTCCGCGATTTCCTGTCGTATAGCGCCAACGGCGGCTTGCCGCTGGCCGAACGCATCGCCCAGCGCCTCGAAGGGCTGAACATCGATGACGTGCGCTCGCTGGCGCAAGCCGGTGCCGAGATCCGGCTATGGATCGTGGAAACGCCATTCCAGCCACGCCTGGCCGCTGAAATCGACCAGTTCTATGCCAAGCTGGTGGCCGATTCCGACACGGAAATGTCGTTTGCCGTGCGTTCCTCGGCCACGGCGGAAGACTTGCCGGACGCGTCGTTTGCTGGTCAGCAAGAAACCTTCCTGAACGTGGTCGGCATCGACAACGTGCTCGACGCCATGAAACAGGTGTTCGCCTCGCTGTACAACGACCGTGCCATCTCGTACCGCGTGCACAAGGGCTTTACGCACGCGGAAGTGGCCTTGTCGGCCGGCGTGCAGCGCATGGTGCGTTCCGACCTGGGCGCGGCCGGCGTGATGTTCACCATCGACACGGAATCGGGCTTCAAGGACGTGGTCTTCGTCACCTCCAGCTATGGCCTGGGCGAGACCGTGGTGCAGGGCGCCGTCAATCCCGACGAATTCTATGTGCACAAACCGATGCTGGAAAAAGGCAAGTCGCCTGTGATCCGCCGCAATATCGGCTCCAAGCTGCTGAAAATGGAATTTACGAACGAAGCGAAAGCCGGCCGTTCCGTGAAAACCGTCGACGTGCCCGTCGAAATGCGCAACCGCTACTCGCTGAACGACAGCGAAGTGGTGGAACTGGCAAAGTACGCCGTCATCATCGAGAACCACTACGGCCGTCCGATGGACATCGAGTGGGGCAAGGATGGCCGCGACGGCAAGCTGTACATCCTGCAAGCGCGTCCTGAAACCGTCAAGTCGCAGCAAAAGGCGACGGACGTGCAGGAACGCTTCAAGCTGAAAAGCACGGGTACCGTGCTGACGTCCGGCCGCGCCATCGGCCAGAAGATCGGCGCCGGCCCCGTGCGCGTGATCCACGATCCGGCCGACATGGAGCGCGTGCAGCCAGGCGACGTCCTCGTTGCCGACATGACGGACCCGAACTGGGAGCCGGTCATGAAGCGCGCTGCGGCCATCGTCACCAACCGTGGCGGTCGTACTTGCCACGCAGCAATTATTGCGCGTGAACTCGGTGTGCCTGCTGTCGTCGGCTGCGGCAACGCCACCGACGTGCTGAAAGACGGCACCTTTGTCACCGTGGTGTGCTCCGAAGGCGACGAAGGCAAGATCTACGATGGCTTGCTGGAAACGGAAGTGTCGGAAGTGTCGCGTGGCGAATTGCCGAAGCTCGACACCAAGATCATGCTCAACGTGGGCAATCCGCAACTGGCGTTCGACTTCCAGTCCGTGCCGAATGCGGGCGTGGGCCTGGCGCGCCTGGAATTCATCATCAATAACAATATTGGTGTGCACCCGCGCGCGATCCTGGAATACCCGAACATCGACGCCGACCTGAAAAAGGCCGTGGAATCGGTGGCGCGCGGCCACGCTTCGCCGAAAGCGTTTTACATCGACAAGCTGGCCGAAGGCATCGCCACCATCGCCGCCGCATTCTGGCCGAAAAAAGTCATCGTGCGCCTGTCCGACTTCAAGTCGAACGAGTACAAGAAGCTGATCGGCGGTTCGCGCTACGAGCCGGACGAGGAAAACCCGATGCTGGGCTTCCGCGGCGCGGCGCGCTACCTGTCGGCCGACTTCTCCGAAGCGTTCAACATGGAATGCGAAGCGATGAAGCGCGTGCGCAATGACATGGGCCTGACGAACGTGGAAATCATGGTGCCATTCGTGCGCACCCTGGGCCAGGCCGAGAAAGTCATCGACCTGCTGGCGAAAAATGGCTTGAAGCGCGGCGAGAACGACTTGCGCGTCATCATGATGTGCGAAGTGCCATCGAACGCGATTCTGGCCGACCAGTTCCTCGACCATTTCGACGGCTTCTCGATCGGTTCGAACGATCTGACCCAGCTGACCCTGGGCCTGGACCGCGATTCCGGCATGGAATTGCTGGCCGCCGACTTCGACGAACGCGACCCAGCCGTGAAAGCCCTGCTGTCGCTGGCCATCAAGGCTTGCCTGGCGCGCGGCAAGTACATCGGCATTTGCGGTCAGGGTCCTTCGGATCACCCCGACTTCGCCGTCTGGCTGATGGAGCAGGGCATCGAATCGATGTCCCTGAATCCCGACTCGGTGATCGACACCTGGCAAAAGCTAGCCGCGCTGAAAGCGTAA
- a CDS encoding NfeD family protein: MAEWVGWFVAAGAVLILELFTGTFYLLMIAIGISAGGLVALAGGNGGWQAVTAAIVGVAATLLLRRSRFGRAARRDAAQDPNVNLDIGQSVAVAHWVDGAARVMYRGALWDVELIPGSDTQAGHYTIRAVRGSRLIVG, from the coding sequence ATGGCTGAATGGGTAGGCTGGTTTGTGGCGGCTGGCGCGGTATTGATCTTGGAACTGTTTACGGGCACGTTTTATTTGCTGATGATCGCCATCGGCATCAGTGCCGGAGGATTGGTGGCGCTGGCGGGCGGCAATGGCGGCTGGCAAGCCGTGACGGCCGCTATTGTCGGCGTGGCGGCCACGCTGTTATTGCGGCGCAGCCGTTTTGGCAGGGCGGCGCGGCGCGATGCGGCGCAGGATCCGAATGTGAACCTCGATATCGGCCAAAGCGTGGCGGTCGCGCATTGGGTCGATGGCGCGGCGCGCGTGATGTACCGCGGCGCCTTGTGGGATGTGGAACTGATTCCCGGCAGCGATACGCAGGCAGGTCATTACACCATCCGTGCCGTGCGTGGCAGCCGTTTGATTGTTGGATAA